Below is a genomic region from Phragmites australis chromosome 20, lpPhrAust1.1, whole genome shotgun sequence.
agcggaggcggcggaggatggTCTCCAACCGGGAGTCCGCCAGGAGGTCACGCATGCGCAAGCAGGGGCAGCTCACCGAGCTGTGGGCGCAGGTCGTCCACCTCCGTGGCACCAagcgcctcctcctcgacgaaCTCAACCATGCAATGAGGGGCTGCAGCGACGTGCACTGCGAGAACGCCCGGCTCGAGAAAGAGAAGGCCGAGCTCAATACCAAGCTTGAATGCCTCATGCAAGCACAGAGGGGAAACACCTCACCAAACTCCTCAGAGCCACGTGAGGATAGGACTGAATAAATCGTTCCTATCTTCACATTTTAGCTACGATGATTGTTATTAGTATACCAAATAAAATATGTTTGAGGTGGTTTCTTCagcttcttttttctctcttatgGGAGAATATTCTAACTACCTATTGTTGGCATCTTTTTTGTCAAGGTCGCTAAGATAAATATGGATCGGGTGTGCTAACAAGTTGCCATCCAAAGTACAGTAGTAAGTTAGTAACAGCGCAcatagatgagaaaaaaaaaagaaacgctGAAAACCAATATGGGATAAGAAGCCTTACGGTTGGTTTCTTCTTAACAAATAGAGCTTTCCATTGAGAATGATGTGGTGAGTGGGGAAAAGATTGTTTGGATTAAAGAGTCACAAACCAAACGATAAAACAATTCATTCAGATGCTTATTAGGCAGAGTTCTCTTGAATTTTACCCAAAAGA
It encodes:
- the LOC133902066 gene encoding bZIP transcription factor RISBZ3-like, yielding MLHQHHYHGGLASLHCLSAPDPAFHAHYHSNMITMALPPSHFSPATYEPIHEALDVVGNSSAGSINADDAYGSRTAMAEDERRRRRMVSNRESARRSRMRKQGQLTELWAQVVHLRGTKRLLLDELNHAMRGCSDVHCENARLEKEKAELNTKLECLMQAQRGNTSPNSSEPREDRTE